One stretch of Nicotiana tabacum cultivar K326 chromosome 18, ASM71507v2, whole genome shotgun sequence DNA includes these proteins:
- the LOC142172678 gene encoding uncharacterized protein LOC142172678, producing the protein MAKDLELSDVICNASFVPTKTIDDLVVTVPKTRKECNDVDRKAIGKNFQAKKILVCDIGLDEYNRISACQYTKEIWEALQTAHEGTTQVKQSKIDMLTIEYDLFRIKDDESI; encoded by the coding sequence atggctaaAGATTTAGAGCTCTCGGATGTTATCTGTAATGCATCTTTCGTTCCTACGAAGACCATTGATGACCTAGTAGTGACAGTTCCCAAAACAAGAAAGGAATGCAACGATGTTGACCGTAAGGCTATAGGGAAGAACTTTCAAGCAAAAAAAATCCTCGTCTGTGATATTGGACTAGATGAATACAACAGGATTTCAGCATGTCAATATACTAAGGAGATCTGGGAAGCTCTCCAAACAGCTCATGAAGGGACAACACAAGTCAAGCAGTCGAAGATTGACATGCTAACCATAGAGTATGATCTCTTCAGAATAAAGGATGATGAGTCCATTTAG